The Thermosynechococcus sp. genome has a segment encoding these proteins:
- the recO gene encoding DNA repair protein RecO, whose translation MGRTYRTIGINLKAMPLGESDRLLSVFSRDRGLLKLVAPHSRGARSRLGGRVDLFVVNDLFISAGRSLDRILQAETVATYQGLNNHLTTLTAAQYLGEVVLYQIHPQQPQPDLFNWLCATLDQLQGASSRAALALLVRGLCGILRLGGIAPEWYQCHESGCKIAVPTADTDWRLGFSFASGGVFTIRADHPVGNGSFAGAGGDRQLTASEVRLGQWLALPTTQFLARDEFLAQAEAYPLSVWLSLERVLRQYLQFHLEQALRVPPLLDSCFSPVAVSQP comes from the coding sequence ATGGGTCGCACCTACCGCACTATTGGCATTAACCTCAAGGCCATGCCCCTGGGGGAAAGCGATCGCCTGCTCAGTGTCTTTAGTCGCGATCGCGGGCTGCTGAAGTTAGTTGCCCCCCATAGCCGCGGCGCCCGCTCGAGACTGGGGGGACGGGTGGATTTGTTTGTTGTCAATGACCTCTTTATTAGCGCCGGCCGCAGCCTAGACCGCATTCTCCAAGCAGAGACAGTAGCCACATACCAAGGCCTCAATAACCACTTGACCACGCTGACCGCTGCCCAATATCTCGGTGAGGTGGTGCTCTACCAAATCCATCCCCAGCAACCCCAGCCGGATCTCTTTAATTGGCTCTGTGCCACGTTGGATCAGCTTCAGGGGGCTTCGAGTCGCGCTGCCCTAGCGCTATTGGTGCGCGGCCTGTGTGGCATCCTGCGATTGGGGGGGATTGCCCCGGAATGGTACCAGTGCCACGAAAGTGGCTGCAAAATTGCCGTCCCTACAGCGGATACCGACTGGCGATTGGGTTTTAGTTTTGCCAGTGGCGGCGTTTTTACGATCAGGGCGGATCATCCAGTGGGGAATGGGTCTTTTGCCGGTGCGGGTGGCGATCGCCAACTGACAGCCAGTGAAGTCCGTCTGGGGCAATGGCTCGCGCTGCCCACCACGCAATTCTTAGCACGGGATGAGTTCCTCGCCCAAGCCGAGGCTTATCCCCTCAGTGTTTGGCTCTCCCTGGAGCGGGTGTTGCGCCAGTACCTGCAATTTCATCTGGAGCAAGCGTTGCGGGTGCCCCCTCTCCTTGATAGTTGTTTTTCACCTGTTGCGGTGTCCCAGCCATGA